DNA from Funiculus sociatus GB2-C1:
ATGCGGAAAGTTCCTGATATCGTGGTAATCGTGGATCAGCGTCGAGAATATAACGCTGTTCAGGAATGCCAGAAGCTGGGGATTCCCATTGTGTCTCTACTTGATACAAACTGCGATCCTGATGTGGTAGATATTCCCATCCCAGCCAATGATGATGCCATCCGGTCAATTAAGCTAATAGTGGGTAAGTTGGCGGATGCCATCTATGAAGGGCGTCACGGTCAGCTAGACGCAGAAGCAGAAGACGATTACGAAGATTACGAAGGCGCTGAAGACGACCTCGATTACGAGGAAACCGACTCACCTATTCCCGATGAAGAGGAAGAGGAAACCCAGGAGTAATTCAGCGTTGGAAATATCAATATCTTAGTAGGAACACCAAGCAATGGCGGAAATATCTGCAAAAGTCGTCCAAGAGCTGCGCCAAAAAACAGGTGTCGGCATGATGGACTGCAAAAAAGCGCTCAAAGAAACCGACGGTGACATGGACAAAGCCATTGAATGGCTGCGCCAGAAAAATATGATCAAGGCGGGGAAGATGGAAACCCGCGCCGCCACCGATGGGTTGATCGGCAGCTACATCGACACTGCGGGAAGAGTTGGCGTTTTGGTGGAAGTTAACTGCCAAACCGACTTTGTTGCCCGCAACGAAGCGTTTAAAACCCTGGTGCAGAACATTGCGATGCAGGCAGCGGACGCTTCTGATGTCGAGTCGCTGATGTCTCAGCCGTACATTCACGACCAAAATATTACAGTCCAAGAGTTGGTGAAGCAAAACATCAGCCAGTTGGGTGAAAACATTCAGGTGCGTCGCTTTGAGCGGTTTGTGCTGGATGAAGGAACTTCCGGGCTAGTAGGCAGCTACATCCACACAGGGGGACGAGTTGGCGTTTTGGTGGAAGTGAACTGCCAAAGCGATGAGGTTGCGGCCAGTGAAGGATTCAAAACTCTGGTGCAGAACGTTGCCATGCAAATTGCTGCTTGTCCCAACGTGGAATATGTGAAAGTCAGCGACATCCCCGCCGAAGTCGTTGAGAGGGAAAAGGGAATTGAAATGGGGCGGGATGACCTGGGGAATAAGCCGCAGAACATCAAGGAAAAGATTGTTCAAGGGCGAATTGACAAGCGCCTGCAAGAGATGACCTTGATGGATCAGCCTTACATTCGCGACCAAAGCATCGCGGTGGAAGATTTGGTGAAGCAACACGTTACCCAGTTAGGTGGAAACATCGAAGTGCGTCACTTTGTCCGGTATATCCTGGGCGAAGGGCTAGAAAAGCAAGAAAGCAATTTTGCTGAGGAAGTTGCAGCTCAAATGGGCGGCAATAAGTAATCAGCGCGATCGCTCCCCTTTTATGCGGCTCTTAGAAGCTAGTAGCTGCTATCGAGAGTAGAAAAGACAGGTCAACCCATCACATGGCTGACCTGTCTTTTATCATTAGTCTTCAGTCTGTTGGCAATAACACTTGACCAATAACTAATGACAATTGACTAATGACAATAAGCCGTTATTCTAAAGTAGAGTAGTACAGTTGTACGCAAGTAACGTTCAGATAAGCAGCTGTCTAGATGATGCTATGGCGAGAACAGTAGAGCAAATAGAGCGGGATATGGCAGAGCTGCAAGAAGCGACCGACGCGATCGCGTCTGAATTCCACAACACCTACAACCAATACCTGACTGCCTTGGGGCAAGCAATGCGCCAGCAGTTAATCCAAGCCATTTATTATCTTTGCACCCAGGCTTACCCAGAAGCGTTCCTAAGCTTGCCTGTTGACGCAAGACAACAATTACAGCAGAACCTCCTGCAACTAGCACGTAAAGCTCAAACACAGCTCTTCTTGCACCTGGAGCCTCGCCCCATCGAGACAGCAGCCAACAGCGTCCCGACAACAAACCTGGAAGATATCGCTAAGTGGCAAGAGCAGCTAGAAAGCGCCATTAGCGAAACCTTGATCTCAGTCTCTTGCGATATCAATAGCCTATTACAGGAAACTGGTATTTTACCCAACAAATTCCCCCCAGCGGTTCTGGAAGCAGCCGTCAAAACAGAGCCATCAGGTCAACCAGTGGGAGGACGACCCAATATCATAAAATTGGCAATCGAAATCGCAAATGATGAGATAGAAATGCCAGAATTTCCAACTATCCAAAACTCCAATGTCACGCCAATCGTGGCAATTCATTTGCGGTTATCGGAAATTGAGTTTGCTGACTCAACTGTAATGGCGTTTCGCAACCAAATTCGCAACCTCAACGCACAGTTCACTACACTCCGCCGGGAATTTCAGAAAAAGCAGCGTGAGCGTACCGTTGCAGATGCTCAAGCCGCTTGGCGTGCGTGTTGGTTTGAAGAATAGGGATTAGGGACTAAGGAGAAACTATGGAAACAGAATCACCGGATTGGTTGCGATTGCAAAAAGCTCTGGCGGTGGAAGCAGAACGGGGCTTCACGGACTTGATGGGAAAACAATATCGCTTCAGTGAATTCTTGTGTTTGGAGTTTGGCAAACCTCCAGCTACCTTGATACCTATGGAACGGCGCAGGTGGCAAGAAATGGCAAACAAATTTGCCCGTTATCCTGACTTCCCACTTGAAGAACGACAACATTTGGTAGCAGAAACTCGGCGGTTTCTTCACCAGATGCAACAATCTAGCAACAAACAAACCCAAGAACAAACAAGGGAAAATAGAGAACAATATACTATTGAAAACCCCAACTACAAAGCCCCGCTAACGGCTCCCCTAGTTCAGTCTAATGTAGGCGGCGTATCTCTCGACCAACAGCTCTCGCATTTGCCGGATGTGGGGGTGAGAAAAAGCGGATATTTAGCCAAGCTGGGTTTACAGACGGTGCGGGATATCCTTTTCTACTACCCCCGCGACCACATCGACTATGCCCGCCAAGTGAATATCTGCGAACTCGAAGCAGGCGAGACGGTGACAGTGGTGGGAACTGTAAAGCGCTGTACGTGCTTTAGTAGTCCGAAAAACAAGAAATTAACGATTTTCCAAGTTGTTTTGAAAGACAGAACCGGTCAAATCACTCTCAGCCGCTTTTTTGCGGGCAATCGCTACAGCAATCGCGGCTGGCAGGAAGGTCAAAAGAGTCGGTATCCGGTGGGAACAATCGTGGCGGCATCTGGCTTGGTGAAAAAGAGTCAATATGGCATTACTCTGGAAGAACCACAAATGGAAGTTTTGGCACACCCAGGAGACACGATTGATTCTATGTCGATTGGTCGGGTGGTGCCAGTGTATGCGCTCACTGAGGGTGTGGCGGCTGATATGGTGAGGAGTGCGGTAATTGCCGCTTTGCCTGCTGCTAAACAGCTAAAAGACCCTTTACCTGCTGCTTTGCGGGATGGGTATGGGTTAATGAAGTTACCCGAAGCGATCGCTAACATCCATTTTCCCCCAGACAGTGCCGCCAAGGAAGCAGCCCGTCGTCGCTTAGTCTTTGATGAATTTTTCTACCTTCAGTTGGGTTTCCTCATGCGTCGTCAAGCCCAACGCCAAAAGCAAGCAAGTGCAATTTTAGCTCCCAGAGGTAAACTCATCGAGCAATTCCACAAAGTTTTGCCTTTCAAGCTAACCAACGCCCAGCAGCGAGTTCTTAACGACATCCTCAACGATTTGCAATCATCCAGCCCGATGAATCGGTTGGTACAAGGGGATGTCGGTTCTGGTAAAACTGTTGTAGCAGTAATTGCCATCCTCGCCGCCATCCAATCCGGCTACCAAGCAGCGTTGATGGCTCCCACGGAAGTTTTAGCAGAACAGCACTACCGCAAATTAGTCGGTTGGTTCAACCTCCTACACTTACCAGTAGAACTGCTGACAGGTTCCACCAAAACCGCCAAACGTCGGGAAATTCACTCCCAATTAGAAACAGGAGAATTACCTCTATTAGTAGGTACTCATGCCTTAATTCAAGACAAAGTTAATTTCCATAAGCTGGGTTTAGTAGTAATTGACGAACAACACCGTTTTGGTGTAGAACAACGGGCGCTTTTGCAGCAAAAAGGCGAACAGCCCCATGTATTAACTATGACAGCT
Protein-coding regions in this window:
- the tsf gene encoding translation elongation factor Ts, producing MAEISAKVVQELRQKTGVGMMDCKKALKETDGDMDKAIEWLRQKNMIKAGKMETRAATDGLIGSYIDTAGRVGVLVEVNCQTDFVARNEAFKTLVQNIAMQAADASDVESLMSQPYIHDQNITVQELVKQNISQLGENIQVRRFERFVLDEGTSGLVGSYIHTGGRVGVLVEVNCQSDEVAASEGFKTLVQNVAMQIAACPNVEYVKVSDIPAEVVEREKGIEMGRDDLGNKPQNIKEKIVQGRIDKRLQEMTLMDQPYIRDQSIAVEDLVKQHVTQLGGNIEVRHFVRYILGEGLEKQESNFAEEVAAQMGGNK
- the recG gene encoding ATP-dependent DNA helicase RecG; its protein translation is METESPDWLRLQKALAVEAERGFTDLMGKQYRFSEFLCLEFGKPPATLIPMERRRWQEMANKFARYPDFPLEERQHLVAETRRFLHQMQQSSNKQTQEQTRENREQYTIENPNYKAPLTAPLVQSNVGGVSLDQQLSHLPDVGVRKSGYLAKLGLQTVRDILFYYPRDHIDYARQVNICELEAGETVTVVGTVKRCTCFSSPKNKKLTIFQVVLKDRTGQITLSRFFAGNRYSNRGWQEGQKSRYPVGTIVAASGLVKKSQYGITLEEPQMEVLAHPGDTIDSMSIGRVVPVYALTEGVAADMVRSAVIAALPAAKQLKDPLPAALRDGYGLMKLPEAIANIHFPPDSAAKEAARRRLVFDEFFYLQLGFLMRRQAQRQKQASAILAPRGKLIEQFHKVLPFKLTNAQQRVLNDILNDLQSSSPMNRLVQGDVGSGKTVVAVIAILAAIQSGYQAALMAPTEVLAEQHYRKLVGWFNLLHLPVELLTGSTKTAKRREIHSQLETGELPLLVGTHALIQDKVNFHKLGLVVIDEQHRFGVEQRALLQQKGEQPHVLTMTATPIPRTLALTVHGDLDVSQIDELPPGRQTIHTTVLTGRERTNAYDLIRREIVQGRQAYIVLPLIEESEKLDVRSAVEEHQRLSESIFPQFQVGLLHGRMTSAEKDEAINLFRDNQTQIIVSTTVIEVGVDVPNATVMLIENAERFGLSQLHQLRGRVGRGSHQSYCLLMSSSKTADARYRLNVLEQSQDGFFIAEMDMRLRGPGQVLGTRQSGVQDLALASLVEDQEVLNIARDAAEKVILQDKKLEQHPLMKAELDYRYQRLMGGAILT